The DNA region GGTAAAACATGTTAGATTACCCTAACAGTATAAAAGTTACCTATGATGTAGTATATATGTGCGTTCGAGTAGCGTAATATCAACAATGACTACAAAAGTTGGTTGGATGGATTACAAACTTATAATTTCTTAGGATTTGATGGATTTTGTAGTTGGAACTTGGATTATGGGACAAACACAACTCAACCagtaatactttttttttttttttgggaactTGGAAGTGTCAGAATGATGGATCACAAACTTACGActtctttttttattgcttttccaaaaaaattcgCTAAAAACCTTACTATTTGATTATACATTGTGCCGACTTTTCACTCcaaacctcaaaaaaaaaaaaaaaaaaaaaaaaaaaaaaaaaaaaaggtttgcaGCTCGAAAGAAAATTCCCTCACAAGACTTAACATTTTCTCAATTGAAATGCATGTCTAAACGCtactttaattttcaaatactcTTCTTCAACTTAACTTCAAATactattttcttttcaaatatcACTATATTCATATCCAACGCCTACTTAGTAAACTAATTACCTTACAGGAATCATCATCAAAGAACACGAATTTCATGTATGGCACCATCAATAAGTGATACAGAAAACATATTGGCCAAGCCAGAAATTTTTCTACATCTTGCAATACCAGTGCTCATTGAAGTAAGACGAAGGAACTTGCTGTATTGCAAGACAGACAACCTAAAGAGCATAGCATGACCTCATTTGAATTTATTGCCAACTTTATTGAAAATTCCAAATGGCACATCATTTAGTGCTAGAACCATATCAACACAATACGTCAAGACAACAGAAAGCAACATCTGAGTCTGACCAATTTACGACACGAGATCGAACACACACGAATATCCACTTCATGAAATTAGTCTCATTGCAAACCAATTTATTTCACGAGGCATGATCACATAATATTGCAAAACATCATCAAGCACGTTATTGCAGCAGCAGCACGAGTTTGCCACGACCAGAGAGCCTGGTAGAAAGGGAATTCCATTAGTTAAGAATCATATGAAATAAATCTCCCCGAAGCTGAGAAGAAGGAATTGCTTAGCTAAAGAAGCGGCAAGCAGATATGAATTAGACAAAAAAATTACAggtaaacaaaagaaaatttaggACCAAAGAGAAGGGATTCTCCTCCAAAACGGAATCAAGGCACAGTGCATATTACACTTTTCGCTCATACTTGCATTCTGATGGTTATTGACTGGCTAATAGCATTAAATGTCCTCCTCTAATCACTTCCGAATTCCGGTTATGGAAGCCTAGCTTCCTACTTGGAAAGCACACCTTAGCCCATAATCAAAGCCAAACTAAACATCTCTGAGCACACGTTgacttatatgtatattcaaAAAGATCCATCTCTTCATCATTTCAATGGTAAATTGTTGCTTTAGCGAACATCTTACTCTACTTGTTTTTTGCAAAAAAGGCAAATGGTTGTCCAAAAAGGCATGGTAGTAGCACATGCTTCGCACTTTTTGCTCTTGATCCTTTAGCTTTTTTTGTAGACTAGCTCGAAACAAATCTAAAGGGCAGCCCTACGTGATGCACAAAGCATCTCGCGTTCACTCAGGGATCGGGGAAGGAGCCCACTCTAAGGGGGTGTGATCCAGACAGTCTACCGTATGCAAGGGTCAATGATTGAATGTACGGCTCAGACCGTGACCAATAGGTCACGGGGAGACAACTTCACTGTTGGTCCAAGCCCCTCCCTTGAAAATAAATTTAGTATTAGTAACTTATCGGCCCAACAACAAATAAGTTACCCATCCCAAAGACCATATATAATTCTCACCTAAATCAACTGCAATCTTCTCAATACCTTTCAGAAGTAGACCGACTATTGTTTTATAGGAGTTAGAAGCTTGAATGGTCACTCAACTTTAGGTAATTGGCCGTCATAgtcacttaactttgttttgccttccaaaagtcactcaactttggagTTAGAAGCTTAGACGATTACTCAACTTTGGGTAATTAGCCACcatagtcactcaactttgtcgtctttcaaaagtcactcaactttgccTAGTTACCGTCTATGGTCATTTTAGCTAGAATATAAGTTTCGTCTTCCGACACTTCTTTACTAACGTTGCAGCTataaatttctagaaaaaaatatttaaaaaaaaaaaaaaaaaaggatccaattcatcaacaatatattttatttttatgtattaatgATGAATAATATTCTTAATATGACATGCAGTAATTATGATGAATTAGAtcctaaataaatttaaatattaattttaattttttcaatatTGTTTTTCTACAAAATTATAGCTGTCACGTCATTAAATAAGTAGCAAAAATTATATTTCCAGATACAAATGATCATTGAAGCTAACTAGGCAAAATTGAGCAAATTTTAGAAGacaaaacaaagttaagtgacTATGGTTGTCAATTACCCAAAGTTGAGTGGCCATCCAAGCTTCTAACTCTGTTTGATGGTAGACACTCATGAAAATTGGAGTGCACTGCGGTTCCAATATATACTCAAATGTAGTTAAATGCTTGCtcatttctcccttttttttccccttaagtAAAATGGTTGTTTCATCATGATTTAGTTTCGGCACAACATAACTACTCCAATTTCCCATTTTAACCTTCAAAGCATTTGATCTACTTGCATCTTATGCATTACCTACTAGTCAAAAACTTGTGTTAGATGAATCTGGTGATAACTACATACGGAAGGGATCAGAAAAGGCACAACCTCCCTATGGTGGTTCTCGATAGTTGAGAAATTCTAGTAGTATGCCCAAGTTATAAGATACTCATTTGCACAGCAAATAGTTTCCATCATGTCTATTTTAGACAATTTACTGCAAACAGTTGTGTTGTCAGAGCATCAAGACATTCTACTTCcaaacaaactaaaaatatgtTCTGGAATTGCATCCTAAATCTTCTAATACTGTCTGTATATGTCAATTATTCCACCATACCAGCTCTAAATGCCTCCCTTCAATGAAAAGGGTGATACCCGCTTAGTTGAAAAAAGTGAGAGGAAAATATTGCATGCTATGTCACAATGTAAACACTGCAGAATAAGTGACCGGAACAAGCTTCCCTAAATCAACGAAATCCACAAATCCACAATCCCTAAGTCTGTTGGTTGAAATAGATTAGACAACAACAGAAGCAAGTCCACCTTAAGAGGTGCATTTTTCACCAAATTATCTTCACGGCTAGTCATTGTTATAACTTAAAACTCACAGAAGCTTGTAATGTGTATAGCATGACCTGACAGGAAGAAAGAACCCCCTTTTTCACCAATTCTCAAGGAGTCAGGTTAAGCAAGCAGAATTAGCTACTTCTAGCTCCTAACTAAAAAGATCAAAGTGTCAACATTCATATTTTGCCAGTTTCTTCTAAACATTAGCTCTTGTTCATGATTTTGTTTGCATTGTGATATAGTGACTTCAGTCCCCTTCTTCTTTCACGGGATAATGGAACATCAGTCCTTTTTATTATaaaacacatacacacacacacagagggAGAGCGACATCAACCTTAACAGCAAGGTTAAATAAATCAAGGATCTCCTCTTTAAGAGGAATATGTCAAACCAAAGATGAAGCCGTAATTCCGGTTTCCTGCCATTCCTCTTTGAAGTACACTCTGATGGAGAATTCATATACTTATAGAAAACATGATATATTTGCAAGGCCAAACCCATTGGCGGCCCCTCGTGGTCGTCAAGATTTTTCACTTAGACACCTCAACTAAACTTTATTCCATTTAGAATGtcaaatatgtaaaaaatatataacacaCTCGCCAAGGACATGTAAAAGTGACGAATTAAATTAATACACATGGCATTAATAATagttaaaaatgaattatgagaaaaaagaaaagaaaaaatacttttcagcaacaacttaaaaaaaaaaaaattgctttttttttttccctctccaGCACCACTTCGACCAATTTGCCTCCTCCACTTTCACCATTGTTGTGCCTCCATCACTTTCAGATCTGGAAGTTCAAATTTGCTATCTAAATCTTGATTAAAGTGAATATTTAGTGTTTTTATGCTGAAATTCGtgattaaaatattatttcgaCACTTTAAATTGAATAAGCTGagttaaaatttcaaaactccATTAAACCTGTTGAAGCTTCGTGCTAATCAGTCCACTCATCTTCTCTGAATAAGGGCTTTAGTTGAAAATAGACTCCATCAAACCAAATGTACTTAAGAGGAGTTGATAGGAACATGATAATTAATCCCAACACCTGATTCCGTGATACTCTCTATAAATGGGTCTTCCCTGCAGGCTGCACCACTTCTCCAATCTAACCTCACATTCTTCCTCTTATCAATTTCTGTGTTTTTAATTGATTCGTTCTCAATTTCCCTTATCCAACGgtgaaaaattcaaaattatccAATGAACCAATCTTCTTGGCCGCCTTCCTTACGCAATTGGAGATAAAAATGGGGAAAGGTTTCTTAATGGTAGAATATTAAgtggagaagaaagagaaaagaataaagaagaagaaggaggaggacataaaaagaataaaaaaaaaaaaaaccgtttTTAGGCAATAGGGTTTTCCACGCGCCTGTTTGGTGTGAAAATCACGCAACTTGCCAAGTCAGCGAAAAGTGACTAAATGACACAGTCGAACTCTACTTCATGTGTTTAAATGGTAGAAGTCTTAGTAGAGATGCCTAGGTGAAAAATGTTGCCAACCTTAGGGGGCTTCCGATGGGTTCAGCCTATTTGCAATAATCAGAGAGTCTTCTAATACTCCTTTTGATCTTGACTAATCTTCATGACCATTCATACGTAAGGCTTTTGCAATGTGATCAGGTTTCTTGCCAATAATCAGccacctttttcttgaataacCTTTCCGACTTTACCAAGTGAAAGTTTATGAGAAGTTCCTCCTAATTTTGTCCAGCTTTCTCTCAACTGCAGCTGGTATTTGGAAAACAAACATTAGATATACAGGCATCGTCCATTACACTATTAATCAATGCTGATCTGCCTCCCatgcataaatattttaatagtctttttctaatttgaatttcccccccccccccccccccccccccctcaaacTTCACTACTGCCCCCTTCCATGGGGAGATGGAATTATGTCAAACCTCCAGAAGTGATCCAACATATACAGTAGAAAATTCACCAACTCTGCAACCAAGAATCTCTTGTTGGTCATTTTATGCTGTCGGTCATTGTATGCTCAGAACTTCATTGACTTGGTATAGAAAATTTATGATGAATTCATATGCAATCCTCTACAAGAGTTCAccaaattctttctttgaatATCATATGCAGTTTAGAGATTTAAATCCAAAGCAGATTCCTTAAAGAGGCGAACTCTCACGTCATCCTTCAATTAAGGATATAATAAAAAACCTAGCTTTTTTCTCCTCTTAGAATAACCAACCAATATCATGAATCTGTCTCCACTCTTTATTCAGAACCAACCCCTCATTAGCATTAGCAGTCAAAACACTAGTATTGACTAATCGCTCTAACAAGAAGTTCTAACTTCATGAAAAGAATACACATACCTAATCATTCCATTGAACATTTAGCATGGCAAGACTGGTTTTTTTTACGGAACTTCTCCAATATTTAGTTACTCCACTAAACTTCTACCATAGCAGAAGTCATTTCCCTTTGTAGCTACCGATTCCTATTTCACATCACTTGCTTCAATCAACAGCTATACACTGCTATCCAcctttaatataaaaaatatcactAAAACATTATCTTCGTACCTTATTCTATAATTTGTAGGATTATTAACATATATCACCCACTTTTACATCCAACCAAACACTGATCTCCTACCAAAAACACttccatgaaaaatatttttttcctagGCAAGCACACCTAAcaggaaaaagataaatgcaCTAAAACTAAAACCCAAGTACTCCCTCcttcccaatttaagtgtcttagtttgactgaccacaaagtttaagaaattaaatgagagttttgaatcttgtgttcctaaattaaagatgtgtgtgatgtactaaaatatcatttgaatcttgtggttttaaaatTGCCATGcaggatgtttgaattgtcaacttaccaaatataaaaagagacacTTTTTTTTAGATGAAGCAACACTTAAATTGGGAGGGAGAgagtacaaaatataaaaaggtgtcattcttttgGATTGACTAAAAGGTagagagtgtcacataaatgggGACGGAAGGATTAATATTTTGGTCAAAGCAAGAATACCTAAGACCTAACAGGAAAAATAGATAAATGCACTAAAACTAACAAAACATATGCTTTCTCTTCAGCCAAACgaaaataaaagaggaaaaacaAGCCATATGCTATACCTTCTATTTCTGGTAGCCACCACCAATAGCATTATCATCTTCCTCAACCTTAGCAGTCAAATACGGCTTAGGAAAATCATTAATATCAAATGTCTTCTCCTTCATCATCTTCTCAACATCAGCTTTTTTAAGTACAGTTCTCCTTATAGGAGGACGATTACGCCTTTGGTCACGTGAAAAGTAGTTGATATCATATACAGTCTCAGGATTTGATGATGGGACTATAGCTTCAGCTTGTGGAGTTGCAGGTGAGAATATTCTGTACTCTGTAGCTTTTGGTATGGAGGGTACATATTCAGGACTTGATTGTGGTCCTGTTATTTCCCAAGGTTTCTTGAAGTAGCGTTTTAGTGTTTGGATTAAAGATTTGGATGTGGAGGACATTGTTACAAGTTTTGTAGTGCTTCTGATCTGTGTGGTGCTGTGCTAGTTGTGActtgtgatattgtgatggtgaAGAGTAGGTGCAGTTATAAATGGAActtcttctagaattctctttacttttcttgttttttcgaATGAATAGTTTCGGTTAATTTGGCGGCAAGGGTATAAATATGGAACGAAGAGGTGTTAACGGAGAAAATCCAACTTTTTTTTAgtgaaaattcaaattcaaatgtTATATCGAAATAccgacatatttatttttggctAGATCAATGGCACTCTCTcagtctcaatttatgtgaggTGTTTGACTCGGAATCGAGTCtaagaatgaaaaaaaggatttttaaaatttgtgatagaAAATGagtcataaatatttgtgtgactataaatcatctcattaagagtaaaatgagaagtttaaagttaaattgttactaaaaataaaaaaatattattttttaggactaataaaaaagaagaaaatatcatataaattgagacggataGAGCAGTATGATTATTTAAATGTGCTTACATATAACGATTACATTTACTTTATTATTATCGAGGGAGTATTGTTAGAAGTTTTGTGGTGCTTTGGATCTCTGTGATTCTCTGGGACACAAGGGTAGAATTTGTTCGAAGTTGTGATTTTGTTGGCGAAGAGTAGATGTGCAGTTCTAGAATTAGAAGGTCTTCTAGAATTCTGTTATAAGCTCAATGTATCCATTAATGCGGATGTCCATCTTAATTTATTCAATAATGTATTTAATAGACTAGTTAATACATTgtacggaaaagggcctaaaatgtccttgaattaTCGTTTTTGGTACAATAATACCCTCCATCCATCTTTCGGGCCAAAAATGCCCCCGCCGCCGTCACCCTTTTGGCTCtaaaatatctttatttttattggCGCCCtatgaaattaatattaatgaaTTTATTTATTACGTGAGCGATTCTATTGGCTAATTTataatgatcctaattaattaaaattccaACCCAAACCTAGATCCATCTAAGAGCCATACCCGCCCCGCCTAAAAGCCCCATTTAACTAAGGAAAACACCCTCAATTCTTATGGATTCACAACATACCCATTTGGGTGTCttcaagtgtcacgacccaaccccgtaggccgtgactggtgccctaattgggcacccatacacaccTATCAGACGCTACCTCGaattatatcaaacgcatccaagaatatcacaaaagccgacaaggcggtGTTTCAAAGttagataatttccagaaaaatttcggcagagtttcctttgttttactgactatccaaaataaccctgcgtacagaaaataccaacagaggTCACACAGGACCAACAGaacatcatatgtacatatgcggaccggccgccgcggcgaatgggatcccccaaacacaacgtatacaaacacaactgagcAGAGGTAGGCAcgacccacaaaacatgtccacagacctctaaacagacaaacagaatcatatggcggaacagggccccgccgtacccatgaacaatatatacaaaagcAACAGacgagcatatatatatataccaaaagtataagctccggaatgaggggagcactccaagtagcaagggtgtcctaaacagtggatcaccaaccgtgcgtccgtactcgcgggcatgaaacgcaccccccccgaagaaagggggtcgacgaaatatgtaccgagtatgcaaagcgtaaaatgtaaTGTACAAtcgagatcaaatcgaaataggtacgcagaaagtaaatgcatttccaaaatatcaaatgttacttcaacatataagtcatgcatagggcacaggaaatatggtcgcccgcctgtcgatggcgccataacacagcataacaccggaaggtttcaaatctccgaatctccatcacatatcacacacaagatatcgccatacacaaagataacgccaaacataagtggaacccCCCTCGAGCtcggagctcggtgaaccataatcacaaagataacaccgaatgtatcataatgcgcacgacaacgaaccggcccggaaccggcgaacgatttcatagtaggcacgagcggagtagtgagtaatcatatgcataaaatcgttatcataaatccaaaagataagtaaaatagtcatattcgaaatcggaataataattatcacttttgtttcaaaggttatcgaattcacataaaagggcgtcgcgggacccacggacgagtacagacccgaactgagcccgcctatgaaaaacatactcattatatatcatacaaactcctacgaaagtttcaaagcattccgagcttttctgagagagttatgagcgtttgtagtttttgaatcgcaAATGAACaagttcttcaaaaaaaaaatcagcttttaagtAGCCTTTGCAAATTATTAATTCCAAGGGTATAAGGATCAacgttatggcatattagcacaaggataccaaggaaacaagtgcaaatcatatacaagctcggattgcgagaatagagtttcctcgaggcttgaatcatagcctaatttaactaagacatgcc from Lycium ferocissimum isolate CSIRO_LF1 chromosome 2, AGI_CSIRO_Lferr_CH_V1, whole genome shotgun sequence includes:
- the LOC132037158 gene encoding uncharacterized protein LOC132037158, giving the protein MSSTSKSLIQTLKRYFKKPWEITGPQSSPEYVPSIPKATEYRIFSPATPQAEAIVPSSNPETVYDINYFSRDQRRNRPPIRRTVLKKADVEKMMKEKTFDINDFPKPYLTAKVEEDDNAIGGGYQK